One window of Medicago truncatula cultivar Jemalong A17 chromosome 2, MtrunA17r5.0-ANR, whole genome shotgun sequence genomic DNA carries:
- the LOC25486506 gene encoding uncharacterized protein isoform X2: MSTIPIQKPGFHILLFNSPNYKCTKITSSWTMSMDSKFSSTVNSNSDIKNKKMKEELSVKLSSPIVPKVVEEGLSSNGLRFDRLQPSEQELIRENIFEFGQFVAREAVLDEEFWTAAWLRAESHWENRTYERYIDIYKRKFADQEFNAVKKRCKVQNGDSCACIIAVRKEQKNVKRSIIKSVVGTLDLNIRYLLQGETFPGERVKTPFCCSVNRTPPSRYGYIANLCVAKLARRQGIASNMMSFAVENAKSNGVSQVYVHVDRNNRPGQLLYQKMGFEMVETANSRLLPEETYLLRLRM; encoded by the exons ATGTCAACTATTCCAATTCAAAAACCTGGATTTCATATCTTACTTTTCAATTCCCCTAATTACAAATGCACTAAAATTACATCCTCATGGACCAT GTCTATGGATTCTAAATTTTCTTCAACGGTGAATAGTAACAGTGATATTAAGAATAAGAAGATGAAGGAGGAACTATCTGTGAAGCTTTCAAGTCCAATTGTTCCTAAAGTGGTGGAAGAAGGTTTGAGCTCGAACGGTCTTCGATTTGATCGGTTGCAGCCGTCGGAACAAGAGTTGATTagagaaaatatatttgagtttgGACAATTTGTTGCTAGGGAAGCTGTGCTTGATGAAGAGTTTTGG ACAGCAGCCTGGCTACGAGCAGAAAGTCATTGGGAGAATCGAACATATGAAAG atatattgaTATCTACAAAAGGAAATTTGCTGACCAG GAATTTAATGCGGTAAAAAAGCGGTGCAAGGTGCAAAATGGGGACAGCTGCGCATGCATTATCGCG GTGAGAAAGGAGCAGAAGAATGTAAAGCGCTCGATAATAAAAAGTGTTGTAGGAACACTTGATTTGAATATCCGATACTTGCTGCAAGGAGAGACTTTTCCTGGG GAACGAGTCAAAACTCCTTTTTGTTGCAGCGTAAACAGGACACCACCAAGTAGATATGGTTACATTGCAAATTTATGTGTTGCCAAATTGGCTCGTCGACAAGGGATTGCAAGCAACATGATGTCTTTTGCTGTTGAAAATGCAAAATCTAATG GTGTGAGTCAGGTATATGTGCATGTTGACAGAAATAATAGGCCTGGACAGTTGTTGTACCAGAAGATGGGCTTTGAG ATGGTTGAAACTGCAAACTCTCGGTTGTTACCAGAGGAAACATACTTGCTACGTTTACGGatgtaa
- the LOC25486506 gene encoding uncharacterized protein isoform X1, translating to MSTIPIQKPGFHILLFNSPNYKCTKITSSWTMSMDSKFSSTVNSNSDIKNKKMKEELSVKLSSPIVPKVVEEGLSSNGLRFDRLQPSEQELIRENIFEFGQFVAREAVLDEEFWTAAWLRAESHWENRTYERYIDIYKRKFADQEFNAVKKRCKVQNGDSCACIIAVRKEQKNVKRSIIKSVVGTLDLNIRYLLQGETFPGERVKTPFCCSVNRTPPSRYGYIANLCVAKLARRQGIASNMMSFAVENAKSNAGVSQVYVHVDRNNRPGQLLYQKMGFEMVETANSRLLPEETYLLRLRM from the exons ATGTCAACTATTCCAATTCAAAAACCTGGATTTCATATCTTACTTTTCAATTCCCCTAATTACAAATGCACTAAAATTACATCCTCATGGACCAT GTCTATGGATTCTAAATTTTCTTCAACGGTGAATAGTAACAGTGATATTAAGAATAAGAAGATGAAGGAGGAACTATCTGTGAAGCTTTCAAGTCCAATTGTTCCTAAAGTGGTGGAAGAAGGTTTGAGCTCGAACGGTCTTCGATTTGATCGGTTGCAGCCGTCGGAACAAGAGTTGATTagagaaaatatatttgagtttgGACAATTTGTTGCTAGGGAAGCTGTGCTTGATGAAGAGTTTTGG ACAGCAGCCTGGCTACGAGCAGAAAGTCATTGGGAGAATCGAACATATGAAAG atatattgaTATCTACAAAAGGAAATTTGCTGACCAG GAATTTAATGCGGTAAAAAAGCGGTGCAAGGTGCAAAATGGGGACAGCTGCGCATGCATTATCGCG GTGAGAAAGGAGCAGAAGAATGTAAAGCGCTCGATAATAAAAAGTGTTGTAGGAACACTTGATTTGAATATCCGATACTTGCTGCAAGGAGAGACTTTTCCTGGG GAACGAGTCAAAACTCCTTTTTGTTGCAGCGTAAACAGGACACCACCAAGTAGATATGGTTACATTGCAAATTTATGTGTTGCCAAATTGGCTCGTCGACAAGGGATTGCAAGCAACATGATGTCTTTTGCTGTTGAAAATGCAAAATCTAATG CAGGTGTGAGTCAGGTATATGTGCATGTTGACAGAAATAATAGGCCTGGACAGTTGTTGTACCAGAAGATGGGCTTTGAG ATGGTTGAAACTGCAAACTCTCGGTTGTTACCAGAGGAAACATACTTGCTACGTTTACGGatgtaa
- the LOC25486508 gene encoding tubulin--tyrosine ligase-like protein 12: MVAMATTTKKRIETYEDFTKVHGILLAASGLPESLHRRLFHKLSTETFDGGEHFQIEPCEENRMRRLVLTSDSMAKDSNVFLVDHAWTFRLSDAYKQLREVPGLAERMGSLMCVDIDLDGEIEVNGVDDEVSREEVSVVEMLESEVREVKEKGDGTLRWLELDGLDIDDDTFLSLDLPARFPNLVALSLYGNKLTRPELIIQEVIKFKHLKGLWLNNNPVLQNCDGDLAGIILKELPELEIYNSTFTSNFGEWALGFCAEIYGKDNPSNADQADSPLLSVSNLDLSNRNIHNLINKDFSPVCLPSLSYLNIRGNPLEQSSVTDLLDLLRRFSCLCSLEVDIPGPLGGSAVEILESLPNISELNGICASKILESGKHVIDSVLLPRLPEWTPDEPIHDRIISAMWQYLMTYRLADEEKLDETSVWYVMDEFGSALRHSDEPNFRVAPFLFMPEGNLASAVSFSILWPTRNVWKGDECTRDFLLGIGEDKQRSARLTAWFNTPENYFIQEYEKYDQRLQSTSLIPPTVQSSESRSIRPHDVRPLRVYTDIPHVEEYLTHPEFAIIKDPKDADIIWTCVQVDEELKKATGITDQQYINQFPFEACLVMKHHLAETIQKAHGSPQWLQPTYNLETHLSQLIGDYYVRKREGLDNLWILKPWNMARTIDTTVTDNLPAIIRLMETGPKICQKYIEQPALFQGKKFDLRYVVLVRSMHPLEIFLSDCFWVRIANNQYSLAKSSLFEYETHFTVMNYRGRINHKNIKDFVREFEEEHQVKWLDIHARVRTMIRSVFEAAAVAHPEMHSPTSRAIYGVDVMLDSSFQPKLLEVTYCPDCTRACKYDMDIVVGEGGIAKGCDFFNNVFKCLFLNEISQVSRL; this comes from the exons ATGGTAGCAATGGCAACCACCACAAAGAAGAGAATCGAAACCTACGAAGACTTCACCAAAGTTCACGGAATTCTACTCGCCGCTTCGGGATTACCAGAATCCCTCCACCGCCGTCTCTTCCACAAACTCTCCACCGAAACCTTCGACGGTGGCGAACATTTCCAGATCGAACCTTGTGAAGAGAATCGCATGAGACGCCTCGTTTTAACTTCGGATTCTATGGCTAAAGACTCCAATGTCTTCCTCGTTGATCATGCTTGGACTTTCCGACTCTCCGACGCTTATAAACAG CTGCGTGAAGTTCCGGGATTGGCCGAGAGGATGGGTTCTTTGATGTGCGTGGATATTGATTTGGATGGTGAAATTGAGGTGAATGGTGTTGATGATGAAGTTTCGAGAGAGGAGGTTAGTGTTGTAGAAATGTTGGAGAGTGAGGTTCGAGAGGTCAAAGAGAAAGGTGATGGTACATTGAGATGGTTGGAGCTTGATGGTCttgatattgatgatgataCGTTTCTTTCGTTGGACTTGCCTGCTAGATTCCCG AATTTAGTGGCACTTAGCCTATATGGAAACAAGCTTACAAGACCTGAATTGATTATTCAAGAAGTTATCAAATTTAAACATCTCAAAGGACTCTGGCTGAACAATAATCCAGTTCTTCAGAATTG TGATGGTGATCTTGCAGGTATTATTCTTAAGGAGTTACCAGAACTGGAGATTTATAATTCAACTTTCACAAGCAATTTTGGGGAGTGGGCTTTGGGCTTTTGCGCAGAGATATATGGAAAGGATAACCCATCTAATGCTGATCAAGCTGACAGTCCACTGCTGAGTGTATCTAATCTTGATCTTTCAAATAGAAACATTCACAATTTGATCAACAAG GACTTTTCACCCGTTTGTTTGCCATCCCTTTCATACTTGAACATTCGTGGAAATCCATTGGAGCAAAGCTCAGTTACCGACTTATTAGATCTGCTAAGGAGATTCTCTTGCTTATGTTCATTGGAG GTCGATATTCCTGGTCCTCTTGGGGGAAGTGCCGTTGAAATTCTGGAATCTCTTCCAAACATTTCTGAACTAAATGGTATTTGTGCATCCAAAATATTGGAAAGTGGAAAGCATGTTATTGATTCAGTGCTTCTTCCTCGCCTTCCTGAATGGACTCCTGATGAGCCTATTCATGACCGTATTATAAGTGCAATGTGGCAATATCTGATGACATATAGACTTGCTGATGAAGAAAAGTTAGACGAAACCTCTGTATG GTATGTGATGGATGAATTCGGTTCTGCTTTGCGGCACAGTGATGAGCCAAACTTTAGAGTGGCACCTTTTCTTTTCATGCCGGAGGGTAATCTGGCATCGGCTGTGAG CTTTTCTATTCTATGGCCAACACGGAATGTTTGGAAAGGTGATGAATGCACTCGTGACTTTCTTCTTGGTATTGGAGAAGATAAACAGCGTTCTGCCAGACTTACTGCCTGGTTCAATACCCCAGAGAACTATTTTATCCAA GAGTATGAGAAGTACGATCAGAGATTGCAATCCACAAGTTTAATACCACCCACTGTGCAGTCCTCTGAGAGCAGAAGTATTCGCCCACATGATGTGCGTCCTTTACGGGTATACACAGATATACCTCACGTGGAGGAGTACTTGACACATCCTGAGTTTGCAATCA TAAAGGACCCAAAAGATGCAGATATAATATGGACCTGCGTACAAGTAGATGAGGAGTTGAAGAAGGCCACGGGAATAACTGATCAGCAATACATTAATCAATTTCCATTTGAGGCTTGTCTTGTCATGAAGCATCATTTAGCAGAAACAATTCAAAAG GCACATGGATCTCCTCAATGGTTGCAGCCTACTTATAATCTTGAAACTCATCTGTCTCAACTTATTGGTGACTATTATGTACGCAAAAGAGAAGGACTAGACAACCTTTGGATCTTAAAACCCTGGAACATGGCCCGCACTATTGATACTACTGTAACTGATAACTTACCAGCCATAATCCGACTCATGGAAACTGGTCCAAAAATATGCCAGAAGTATATTGAACAACCTGCTTTATTCCAGGGGAAAAAGTTTGATCTCCGTTACGTAGTACTGGTTCGGAGCATGCACCCTTTGGAGATATTCCTGTCAGATTGTTTCTGG GTTAGGATAGCTAACAACCAATATTCCTTGGCCAAAAGTAGTCTTTTTGAGTATGAAACTCATTTCACTGTTATG AATTATCGTGGAAGAATAAATCACAAGAATATTAAGGATTTTGTGAGGGAATTTGAGGAAGAACATCAAG TTAAATGGTTGGATATACATGCAAGAGTAAGGACTATGATTCGATCAGTGTTTGAGGCAGCTGCGGTTGCACATCCTGAGATGCATAGTCCAACATCAAGGGCAATTTACGGTGTAGATGTCATGTTAGACAGCTCTTTCCAACCTAAGTTACTAGAG GTGACTTACTGCCCTGATTGTACGCGAGCTTGCAAATATGACATGGATATCGTTGTTGGAGAAGGAGGTATTGCCAAAGGTTGTGATTTCTTCAACAATGTTTTCAAGTGTCtctttttgaatgaaatttctCAGGTTAGTCGATTGTAA
- the LOC25486509 gene encoding exocyst complex component EXO70I translates to MENKDNIEATIKFLTSSLKTSIAISSALDESSSRLELLNQRCLSMQASLKPISKQNLLFSNVEHGIDSVLCSVSAILKVFQCVGHLEHSLSIDANSDLFTYVSNTKKLEEALTFLTNNCKLATSWLKSVFKFLQSKTTIGPNEFYLLNVNKSLRILQELQAIENSACLDRGILSIALDKLEMAFHKLLMENSMPLPLVSLYPHNDQQNDVAKQGLQFPSSTRMLQVIADRLNANNRLNKCQTMFVEVRGTNARRSLKTLDLSYLEISTSEFEDAQTMESCIGKWGNHLELVVVKLLEVEYELCTIVFKNIDSKAWMSCFAKMAIELGIFSFIKFGKVVTETKNDPFKLLNLLSMFKILNGLRLKFNQLFRGEACEEIRIVTKDLITRVVNGVSEIFLQLSEQVKFQRPTCPPSDGSVPKLVSFVTDYCNKLLSDEYKPHLNKVLEIHLSWRNELYEEGSLVGNMMGDSWLRAHEQYKEYYAALYLRNSWGNIQTILEISSSMTMTCQDLAKRINTFTLAFDERCKKQCNLIISDEALRKWVCKHLVEGIIPIYKVYLKNYILSLENDDAMVDNKNVKYTAKSLGNRIWSLFQPKLRKHADAGSIKHIDLISKIKKLAISFV, encoded by the exons ATGGAAAACAAAGACAACATTGAAGCCACCATAAAGTTCTTGACTTCTAGCTTGAAAACATCAATAGCTATTTCTTCTGCATTAGATGAGTCTAGTTCAAGATTAGAGCTTCTTAACCAACGATGTTTATCCATGCAAGCTTCACTTAAACCCATCTCAAAAcaaaatcttctattttctaatGTTGAACACGGTATAGACAGTGTTCTATGTTCTGTTTCAGCAATCCTCAAGGTTTTTCAATGTGTTGGTCACTTGGAGCATTCTCTTTCGATTGACGCAAATTCTGATCTTTTCACATATGTCTCAAACACAAAGAAGCTTGAAGAAGCATTGACGTTTCTCACTAATAATTGCAAGTTAGCAACTAGTTGGTTGAAGAGTGTTTTTAAGTTCTTACAAAGCAAAACAACAATTGGTCCCAATGAGTTTTACCTATTGAATGTAAACAAATCCTTGAGAATATTGCAAGAATTGCAGGCCATAGAGAACAGTGCTTGCCTCGACAGAGGAATTCTCAGTATTGCCCTTGACAAACTAGAGATGGCTTTTCACAAACTTCTAATGGAAAATTCTATGCCTCTTCCATTGGTTTCATTATACCCTCACAATGATCAACAAAACGACGTCGCAAAACAAGGTTTGCAATTTCCAAGTTCAACAAGGATGTTACAAGTCATTGCCGATAGATTAAATGCTAATAACAGGCTAAACAAGTGTCAAACTATGTTTGTTGAAGTTCGAGGTACAAATGCTCGCCGAAGTTTGAAGACTTTGGATTTGAGCTAccttgaaatttcaacaagtgAGTTTGAGGATGCACAAACAATGGAGAGTTGCATAGGCAAATGGGGAAATCATTTGGAGTTGGTTGTTGTGAAACTTCTTGAGGTTGAATACGAGCTATGTACTATTGTATTTAAGAATATTGATTCAAAAGCATGGATGAGTTGTTTTGCAAAGATGGCTATTGAATTAGGAATCTTTTCATTTATCAAATTTGGAAAGGTTGTTACGGAGACGAAAAACGATCCTTTCAAGTTGTTGAATTTGTTGtcaatgtttaaaatattgaatgGTCTCAGACTAAAATTTAATCAACTTTTTAGAGGAGAAGCTTGTGAAGAAATTAGAATTGTTACAAAGGATCTTATCACAAGAGTTGTTAATGGTGTAAGTGAGATATTCTTGCAACTTTCAGAACAAGTGAAATTTCAAAGACCAACTTGTCCTCCCTCAGATGGAAGTGTTCCTAAGCTGGTAAGCTTTGTTACTGATTATTGCAATAAGCTTCTTAGTGATGAGTATAAGCCACATTTGAATAAGGTTTTGGAAATACATCTTAGTTGGAGAAATGAATTATATGAAGAG ggTAGTTTAGTTGGGAATATGATGGGAGATTCTTGGTTAAGAGCACATGAACAATATAAAGAATATTATGCAGCACTTTATCTGAGGAATAGTTGGGGAAATATTCAAACTATTCTTGAAATTTCATCCTCTATGACTATGACTTGTCAAGATCTAGCTAAGAGAATAAATACTTTTACTCTAGCTTTTGATGAAAGGTGCAAGAAGCAATGTAATTTGATAATCTCTGATGAGGCATTGAGGAAATGGGTATGCAAACATTTGGTGGAAGGTATTATACCAATCTATAAGGTATATTTGAAGAATTACATTTTGTCACTTGAAAATGATGATGCTATGGTTGATAACAAGAATGTTAAATATACAGCAAAGAGTTTGGGGAATAGGATTTGGTCATTGTTTCAACCAAAGTTGAGGAAGCATGCTGATGCTGGTAGCATTAAACACATAGATttgattagtaaaataaaaaagttagcCATTAGTTTTGTTTGA